From the Paramormyrops kingsleyae isolate MSU_618 chromosome 7, PKINGS_0.4, whole genome shotgun sequence genome, one window contains:
- the LOC111841857 gene encoding torsin-1A-like: protein MQKTFIALYLLPAVFVKVNAFESFTEARKVLEEIAKLGKTTYSFFQETCGDSWIDFNSTGLQVDLEQKFFGQHIASKVLLKAITDFANNKTPKKPLVLSLHGGTGTGKSFVSQLIASNIYKKGMSSSFVHQFVATVHFPHKSKIDIYKTQLQQWVKGNVSSCDRSMFIFDEMNKMPPGLIDSIKPFLDYYDNLDGVSYRRAIFIFLSEAGGERIKQVAFEFWKNGKDREEIQLSDLEENVSLEVFNNQYSGFLHSSLIDEYLIDFYIPFLPLEYRHVRMCALAEMANQNVELDEDIADEAAKAMIYSPQDERVFSSMGCKTIRSKLVQVDKKTSGRTF, encoded by the exons atgcaaaaaacattcATTGCACTGTATTTACTACCGGCCGTTTTCGTTAAGGTAAATGCATTTGAATCATTTACAGAAGCGAGAAAAGttttggaagaaattgcaaaaTTAGGGAAGACTacatacagtttttttcaaGAAACATGCGGTGACTCGTGGATTGATTTCAATTCAACGG GGCTCCAAGTCGACCTTGAACAGAAGTTCTTCGGGCAGCACATAGCGTCAAAGGTTTTACTGAAGGCAATTACCGACTTTGCAAACAACAAGACTCCAAAAAAGCCTCTTGTCCTTTCACTCCACGGAGGGACGGGAACTGGGAAGAGCTTCGTCAGTCAACTCATAGCCTCCAATATCTACAAAAAAGGGATGTCCAGCAGCTTTGTGCACCAGTTCGTGGCCACTGTTCACTTTCCACACAAAAGTAAAATTGACATCTACAAA ACCCAGCTACAGCAGTGGGTAAAAGGGAATGTGTCCAGTTGTGATCGCTCTATGTTTATATTTGATGAAATGAACAAGATGCCCCCTGGACTTATTGACAGTATTAAGCCATTCCTGGATTACTATGACAACCTGGATGGTGTGTCCTATCGACGTGctattttcatttttcttaG TGAGGCAGGTGGAGAGAGAATTAAGCAAGTTGCCTTCGAATTCTGGAAAAATGGAAAAGATCGGGAAGAAATTCAACTGTCAGACCTAGAAGAAAATGTGTCTCTTGAGGTGTTCAACAACCAGTACA GTGGGTTCTTGCACAGCAGCCTGATTGATGAATACCTGATTGATTTCTACATCCCATTCCTACCTCTGGAATACAGACACGTCCGCATGTGTGCCCTGGCAGAGATGGCCAATCAGAACGTGGAACTTGATGAAGACATTGCGGATGAAGCTGCCAAAGCCATGATATACAGCCCACAAGACGAGAGGGTATTCTCCTCTATGGGCTGCAAAACAATCAGAAGCAAACTGGTGCAAGTAGACAAAAAGactagcgggagaacattttaa